From a single Limisphaera ngatamarikiensis genomic region:
- a CDS encoding polysaccharide biosynthesis/export family protein, with the protein MKTSIIPTVCRHLRELPRARIERIAALLSLLLGACWLFIGCETPPPSPVTPGSAPIAAPYTSTILSEGDTIRVAFEADTNLNTVAKIQLDGTVTLPLIGAVPAAGKTPEELRTDLMKRYEKLLSINELTVSVLSATASVYVSGAVLKPGRIPMDRPMTALEAIMEAGGFDLRRAKLKEVTVIRKQDGRQEHYTLNLQDALRGRDPNPFYLKPFDIIHVPEKRFNF; encoded by the coding sequence ATGAAAACGTCCATCATCCCAACCGTGTGCCGGCACCTGCGCGAGCTTCCCCGTGCTCGCATTGAACGCATCGCAGCCCTCCTGAGCCTTCTGCTGGGAGCGTGCTGGCTGTTCATCGGATGCGAAACACCGCCGCCCTCCCCCGTCACACCGGGGTCGGCGCCGATCGCCGCGCCCTACACCAGCACCATCCTCAGTGAAGGCGACACCATCCGGGTGGCCTTCGAGGCGGACACCAACCTCAACACCGTGGCAAAAATCCAGCTGGACGGAACCGTCACCCTTCCCCTCATCGGGGCCGTCCCCGCAGCCGGGAAAACACCCGAGGAGCTCCGGACCGACCTCATGAAACGGTATGAGAAGCTGCTCAGCATCAATGAACTGACCGTCAGCGTGCTGAGCGCTACCGCCAGCGTTTACGTTTCCGGTGCAGTGCTCAAACCCGGACGCATCCCCATGGACCGACCCATGACCGCCCTGGAGGCCATCATGGAAGCCGGCGGTTTCGACCTCAGGCGCGCCAAACTGAAAGAAGTCACGGTCATTCGAAAGCAGGACGGCCGTCAGGAACATTACACGCTCAACCTTCAGGACGCCCTGCGCGGCCGCGATCCAAATCCATTCTACCTCAAACCCTTCGACATCATCCACGTTCCGGAAAAACGCTTCAATTTTTGA
- a CDS encoding lamin tail domain-containing protein produces the protein MKARMRWLWAFWLLVGWVGPTTPVGAQSTNGILRQVWLNIGGGVTVADLTNAPGFPNQPTFEEVLTNAFETPTDVYDQYGQRLQALIIPPATGNYRFWIASDDASQLYLSTDDNPANKRLIAQVVGWTAPREWTREPGQASDLIPLTAGRRYYIEALMKEGWGGDNLAVRWRLPNGTMEEPIPASRCIPFGLGPPVFVRQPTNVTVVEGQTAVFSVELLRSLGATYQWKRNGTNLPGANTSVLTVGPVRRSDSGSVFLCAVTNAYGWSNSAPATLTVLADTNPPVLVGVRYLGDPTLVTVTFSEPVDPVTASKPANYSLNRGATVQGVVLLDDPSVVALRTSPLTPGLTYVLTVNGVRDRAEVPNTIAPNSQASFAVGYTPLDMQLVRGGNEPAGPSSRRTALVITEIMYHPTNRPDGRNLEFIELYNSGLWAEDLSGYRLSGDVEYVFPSGTTLAAGGYLVVAANPADLQAVYGLSGVLGPLTRPGAEPDNVLPN, from the coding sequence ATGAAAGCCCGGATGCGTTGGTTATGGGCCTTTTGGCTATTGGTGGGGTGGGTTGGTCCAACGACCCCGGTTGGTGCGCAAAGTACCAACGGTATTTTGCGTCAGGTTTGGTTGAACATCGGGGGCGGCGTGACGGTGGCGGACCTGACCAACGCACCCGGATTCCCCAACCAGCCGACGTTTGAGGAGGTTTTGACCAACGCATTTGAGACGCCCACAGACGTGTACGACCAGTACGGCCAGCGGTTGCAGGCCCTGATCATCCCACCCGCCACGGGCAATTACCGGTTTTGGATCGCCAGCGATGACGCATCGCAACTGTACCTGAGCACGGACGACAATCCGGCCAACAAACGATTGATCGCGCAGGTGGTGGGCTGGACTGCCCCGCGGGAGTGGACCAGGGAACCGGGCCAGGCATCCGACCTCATTCCGCTCACTGCCGGCCGAAGGTATTACATCGAGGCCCTGATGAAAGAGGGTTGGGGCGGGGACAACCTTGCGGTGCGGTGGCGGTTGCCCAATGGGACGATGGAGGAGCCCATCCCGGCCTCGCGGTGCATTCCTTTTGGATTGGGTCCGCCGGTTTTTGTCCGTCAGCCCACCAACGTGACGGTGGTGGAGGGACAAACGGCGGTTTTCAGTGTGGAGCTGCTTCGTTCGCTGGGGGCGACCTATCAGTGGAAACGCAATGGTACGAACCTGCCGGGCGCCAATACCAGCGTTCTGACGGTGGGCCCGGTGCGGCGTTCTGACAGCGGCAGTGTGTTTCTTTGTGCCGTGACCAATGCGTATGGCTGGAGCAACAGCGCGCCGGCCACGCTCACGGTCCTGGCGGACACCAATCCCCCGGTGCTGGTGGGTGTGAGATACCTGGGGGATCCGACGCTCGTGACGGTGACGTTTTCCGAGCCGGTGGATCCGGTGACGGCCTCGAAACCGGCCAATTACAGTCTGAACCGGGGTGCCACGGTGCAGGGGGTGGTCCTGTTGGACGATCCCTCTGTGGTGGCGTTGCGCACGAGCCCCCTGACGCCGGGGCTGACCTATGTTCTGACGGTCAACGGTGTGAGGGATCGGGCCGAGGTGCCCAACACCATTGCCCCCAACAGCCAGGCATCGTTCGCTGTGGGCTACACGCCTCTGGACATGCAGCTGGTTCGAGGTGGCAACGAGCCGGCCGGACCGTCGAGCCGTCGGACCGCCCTGGTCATTACCGAGATCATGTATCATCCCACCAATCGGCCGGACGGTCGAAACTTGGAGTTCATCGAACTGTACAATTCCGGTTTGTGGGCCGAGGACCTGAGCGGGTACCGGCTGAGCGGGGATGTGGAGTATGTATTCCCTTCGGGCACGACCCTGGCGGCGGGCGGCTATCTGGTCGTGGCGGCCAATCCGGCGGATCTGCAAGCGGTCTACGGGTTGAGCGGTGTGCTGGGTCCATTGACCCGGCCGGGGGCGGAGCCCGATAACGTGTTGCCCAACG
- a CDS encoding small ribosomal subunit Rsm22 family protein, with protein MNSLPEVNWHALQRLRTVFLEARPPVRDYWHSETELTSYDATFAQRIGWKWDFVLDELRRRGWQPPAGEILDWGCGTGVAARAFLDHHGTHNVTRLWYWDRSALARNFAVQRARQKYPGLAVEAGIPDNPAILLLSHVLGELGPEQIESLLPLVLRATATLWVEPGTYEASLTLIAIRERLRHRLHVVAPCLHRERCGILGPGNEPHWCHHFAPSPPEVHTDPFWGRFAHEMNIDLRSLPVSYLVLDQRPAPRAPAGSVRVLGRPRVYKPHALILACDASGVRDYRLTRRRLPDAFQKLKKGEWDILQIWHRDGDEIHGLQPFSDAAEAPPESTARSEPSTEGPA; from the coding sequence ATGAACTCCCTGCCGGAAGTGAACTGGCATGCATTGCAACGGCTGCGCACGGTTTTCCTGGAGGCGCGGCCGCCCGTGCGGGATTACTGGCACAGCGAAACCGAACTGACCAGCTACGACGCCACCTTCGCCCAGCGCATCGGATGGAAATGGGACTTTGTGCTGGACGAACTCCGGCGCCGCGGCTGGCAACCACCCGCCGGCGAAATCCTCGATTGGGGCTGTGGCACCGGCGTGGCCGCGCGGGCATTCCTGGACCATCACGGCACCCACAACGTCACGCGACTCTGGTACTGGGATCGTTCCGCGCTGGCACGCAATTTCGCCGTCCAACGCGCCCGCCAGAAGTATCCCGGCCTGGCGGTTGAGGCGGGCATCCCGGACAATCCGGCGATTCTGTTGCTCAGTCACGTCCTGGGCGAGCTCGGCCCCGAGCAGATTGAATCCCTGCTCCCGTTGGTCTTGCGCGCCACCGCCACCCTGTGGGTGGAACCCGGCACCTACGAGGCGAGCCTGACCCTGATCGCCATCCGTGAACGCCTGCGCCATCGCCTGCATGTGGTGGCTCCCTGCCTCCACCGCGAACGATGCGGCATCCTCGGGCCCGGAAACGAACCGCATTGGTGCCACCATTTCGCCCCATCCCCGCCCGAGGTCCACACCGACCCGTTCTGGGGCCGGTTTGCCCACGAAATGAACATCGACCTGCGGAGCCTGCCCGTCAGTTATCTGGTGTTGGATCAACGACCGGCACCCCGGGCACCTGCCGGCAGCGTGCGCGTTCTGGGCCGGCCCCGCGTCTACAAGCCTCACGCCCTCATCCTGGCCTGTGACGCCTCCGGTGTGCGCGATTATCGCCTGACCCGCCGCCGCCTCCCGGACGCATTCCAAAAGCTCAAAAAGGGCGAATGGGATATCCTCCAGATCTGGCATCGGGATGGAGACGAAATCCACGGTCTGCAACCCTTTTCGGATGCCGCGGAAGCCCCGCCGGAAAGCACGGCCCGATCGGAACCGTCCACGGAAGGTCCCGCATGA
- a CDS encoding lamin tail domain-containing protein, with amino-acid sequence MLGPLTRPGAEPDNVLPNGGGRIRLRDELGAVLLEVNYDDEPPWPVAADGAGHSLVLARPSYGEDDPQGWRASDRVGGSPGGPDATVVHPWRTVLINEVLAHTDAPWFDFVELFNYGTNAVDLSGCVLTDDPATNKYRIAAGTVIPPMGWWVADEIQLGFALSAAGETVYLLAPDGSRVIDVLRFGAQQNGVALGRFPDGAPEFRRLQQPTPGQANAQPLLSPVVINEVYYHPITENDDDEFVELYNRSAQVMDLGGWRLRGGISFNIPRGTTLSPGGYLVVARKAARFRALHPELDPAIVLGDFSGRLGNRTDTIRLQMPDDLVSTNEFGVVITNKIHITVEEVTYRDGGRWGRWADGGGSSLERTDPRMDARLPAAWVDSDETAKSDWTVIEHTGVLDLGGMAPPNQIQILLLGAGECLVDNVEVIPQGGGNLVPNGTFDTGADGWFWQGTHQDTRWEPQGGYQGGCLRIVASDRGDTGANRVRAPLSQSLSPGSVVTLRARVRWLKGHPEILLRLWGNWLEATGPTLTTAAMGTPGRANTRSATNVGPSITEVRHWPVLPAAGQTVTVVARIEDPDGIAGAVLRYRVDPGTNWMNVPLSYRGGGWFSADIPGQPLNTLVAFYLEAYDGGSPSRSRRFPEDAPERECLVRFGDPPSAPRLASYRIWITRKNLDRWATREKQSNHPLDCTFVYADSRVVYNAGTLYSGSPWHTPGYSGPLGNLCDYELNLPKDDLVLGTDDFVLATVGNLQSDPTYQGEQTAFWISRKLGAPYLHRRHIRLFLNGVQRGNVYEDAQQPNRDVVWQYFPNDDAGSLHKIEDWFEFDDSGDNKLGNVDATLENFTTSGGVKKTARYRWNWRPRAVRESANNFTNLFTLVDAMNAAQPEPYRSSVATLVDVEEWMRILAMERIVGNWDSYGFARGKNMYAYKPQQGPWVLLPWDIDFVFHVGGTGPDQALFGSNEPVLDRFRNFPEFQRAYWRAFEDAIAGPLAATTFAQRVDRVYNGLVAAGVGPASPQGLKDYAAARRNYILGQLVQVASPFSLSTPASFVTNRNLITISGKAPITVAKITVNGVPMQPTWTTVTNWTLRLALNPGLNELVIEGWNNKGQPVAGTSNLLRITFNGTVEPPQGRVIIHEIMYNPAVPGAEFLELRNMATNTAYDLSGWRVSGLDATLPAGTILEPGGYLVLVRDPDVFARTYGLHIPIAGVFQGSFDRGGERIALMRPGSTPDQDVIIDEVTYDDDPPWPTAADGLGPSLQLIDPRQDNDRVANWAAVVPATNLPAPVTVVDWSASWRYNQTDNLDGVTWMSPTFNDSAWPIGAAVLADEDCGCLPEPIRTPLADNSGRTAFYFRTRFVYTGPTAGVQLRLNTLVDDGAVVYLNGQELFRIGMPEGTPSYATPANRVVGDAVVEGPFILPASALVQGTNVLAVEVHQNSPSSSDVVWAMQLEVVPSGGGAGPALATPGGPNSVETTLPAFPTLWLNEILPWNSAAVTNAIRDGAGDYDPWLEIFNAGPAPVSLNGLYLTTNYAEPTRWAFPAGAVLPAGAFAIVWLDGEPGESTATEWHANFRVSPGAGQVALVQVAGGRTNVLDYLNYSVASVGRSYGSYPDARISGRRIFTIPSPGASNSPAALPVPVFINEWMADNASTLADPADGQYEDWFELYNAGDLPVDLGGYYLTDNLTNRFQFRIPDNGQYVIPPGGYLLVWADNEPGQNRSDRPDLHVSFALSKAGEAIGLYGPDGTLVDAITFGPQTTDVSEGRFPDGSGNVVRFREPTPRTANRWIVTNRPPVLDPLPDRVVDEGQLLTFIATATDPDVPAQALRFSLEPGAPEGATITTNGVFSWLPLEAQGPGVYAIAVRVTDDGSPPLSDVRSFHVTVREVNDPPQMLPLPAMTLPEMQPWSYVVQATDPDQPAQVLTFSLDPGAPAGLTVDPQTGRLSWTPTEAQGPGTYFVTVRVTDNGEPPASTTQPLTLTVVEVNQPPVFLPQADRTVRAGQTVEVIAQATDADLPPQGLVFGLLSAPAGATWDSGTATLRWRPRVADGGQSVEVRWFVRDDGSPSLSATQSFRITVLQPAQPGLRVLGWGGQGPSFEITGDEGPDYIVERSGDLVGGSWMPVATNAAAVPPFVWTDTNPPPARAYYRVRLAP; translated from the coding sequence GTGCTGGGTCCATTGACCCGGCCGGGGGCGGAGCCCGATAACGTGTTGCCCAACGGGGGGGGACGCATCCGGCTCAGGGATGAGCTGGGCGCGGTGTTGTTGGAGGTGAATTACGATGACGAGCCGCCCTGGCCGGTTGCCGCCGACGGAGCCGGGCATTCCCTGGTGCTGGCGCGCCCCTCGTACGGCGAGGATGACCCGCAGGGGTGGCGGGCCAGCGATCGTGTGGGCGGTTCCCCCGGAGGACCGGACGCGACCGTGGTGCATCCCTGGCGCACGGTTCTGATCAACGAGGTTCTGGCCCATACCGATGCGCCATGGTTCGATTTCGTCGAGTTGTTCAATTACGGCACGAACGCGGTGGACCTGAGTGGATGTGTGCTCACGGATGATCCGGCCACGAACAAGTACCGGATTGCCGCGGGCACGGTGATTCCGCCGATGGGCTGGTGGGTGGCGGATGAAATCCAGCTCGGTTTTGCCCTGAGTGCCGCCGGAGAGACGGTTTACCTGCTGGCGCCAGACGGTTCCCGGGTCATTGACGTGCTGCGGTTTGGCGCCCAGCAAAACGGCGTGGCCCTGGGACGATTCCCGGACGGCGCGCCGGAGTTTCGTCGTTTGCAACAACCCACCCCCGGGCAGGCCAACGCGCAACCCCTGTTGAGCCCGGTGGTCATTAACGAGGTGTACTACCATCCGATTACGGAAAACGACGATGACGAGTTCGTCGAGCTCTACAATCGGAGCGCGCAGGTCATGGACCTGGGCGGTTGGCGATTGCGGGGCGGCATCAGTTTCAACATCCCGCGGGGGACCACTTTGTCGCCCGGCGGTTACCTGGTCGTGGCCAGAAAGGCGGCGCGGTTCCGGGCCCTGCATCCGGAGCTGGATCCCGCGATTGTCCTGGGCGATTTCTCCGGTCGTTTGGGCAATCGCACCGATACCATTCGCCTGCAGATGCCGGATGACCTGGTTTCGACCAATGAGTTCGGGGTGGTGATCACCAACAAGATTCACATTACGGTTGAGGAGGTGACCTATCGGGACGGGGGTCGGTGGGGCCGTTGGGCCGACGGCGGGGGGAGCAGTTTGGAACGCACGGACCCCCGGATGGACGCCCGTCTGCCGGCGGCGTGGGTGGACAGTGATGAGACGGCAAAGTCCGATTGGACCGTCATTGAGCACACCGGGGTTCTCGACCTGGGTGGTATGGCGCCCCCCAATCAGATCCAGATCCTCTTGTTGGGTGCGGGCGAGTGTTTGGTGGACAACGTGGAGGTGATCCCCCAAGGGGGCGGCAACCTTGTGCCCAATGGAACGTTTGACACCGGAGCGGACGGCTGGTTCTGGCAGGGCACTCACCAGGACACCCGATGGGAACCGCAGGGGGGATATCAGGGTGGCTGTCTGCGGATTGTGGCCTCCGATCGGGGCGACACTGGGGCCAACCGCGTGCGCGCGCCGCTGAGCCAGAGCTTGAGCCCGGGTAGTGTGGTGACCCTCCGGGCAAGGGTTCGCTGGTTGAAAGGCCATCCGGAAATCCTGTTGCGCTTATGGGGGAACTGGCTGGAGGCCACGGGTCCCACCCTCACCACCGCCGCGATGGGCACACCCGGGCGCGCCAACACACGTTCGGCGACCAATGTGGGTCCCTCCATCACGGAGGTGCGGCACTGGCCGGTACTGCCGGCCGCCGGCCAGACCGTGACGGTGGTGGCGCGGATTGAGGATCCGGACGGCATTGCCGGTGCGGTGTTGCGGTATCGGGTGGACCCCGGAACGAACTGGATGAACGTGCCATTGAGCTATCGGGGTGGGGGCTGGTTTTCTGCCGATATCCCCGGACAACCCCTCAACACCCTGGTGGCATTTTACCTGGAGGCGTATGACGGGGGCAGCCCGTCCCGGAGCCGTCGGTTTCCCGAGGATGCACCCGAACGAGAGTGCCTGGTGCGGTTTGGCGACCCGCCGTCTGCGCCAAGGCTGGCGAGTTACCGGATCTGGATCACGCGGAAAAACCTGGACCGGTGGGCAACGCGGGAAAAGCAGAGCAACCATCCCCTGGACTGCACATTTGTATATGCGGACAGTCGTGTGGTTTACAACGCCGGCACCCTGTACAGCGGCAGCCCGTGGCATACGCCGGGTTACAGCGGGCCGTTGGGCAACCTTTGTGATTACGAGTTGAACCTGCCCAAGGACGATCTCGTTCTGGGGACCGACGATTTCGTTCTGGCCACGGTGGGAAATCTCCAGAGCGATCCAACCTACCAGGGTGAGCAAACGGCCTTTTGGATCAGCCGCAAACTCGGGGCGCCGTATTTGCACCGGCGACACATCCGGCTGTTCCTCAACGGAGTGCAGCGGGGCAATGTGTACGAGGATGCTCAACAGCCCAACCGGGACGTGGTCTGGCAATACTTCCCCAACGACGACGCCGGGAGCCTGCACAAGATTGAGGATTGGTTCGAGTTCGATGACTCCGGCGATAACAAACTGGGCAATGTGGACGCGACGTTGGAGAATTTCACCACCAGCGGCGGCGTCAAGAAAACCGCCCGGTACCGATGGAACTGGCGGCCGCGGGCGGTCCGGGAATCGGCGAATAACTTCACGAACCTGTTTACACTGGTGGACGCCATGAATGCCGCCCAGCCCGAGCCGTACCGCTCCAGCGTGGCCACGTTGGTGGACGTGGAGGAGTGGATGCGCATCCTGGCGATGGAGCGCATTGTGGGCAATTGGGACAGTTACGGCTTCGCCCGCGGCAAGAACATGTACGCCTACAAGCCGCAGCAGGGGCCGTGGGTCCTGTTGCCCTGGGATATTGACTTCGTATTTCACGTGGGTGGTACCGGCCCTGACCAGGCGCTTTTCGGCAGTAACGAGCCGGTGTTGGACCGGTTCCGTAACTTTCCCGAGTTCCAGCGGGCCTATTGGCGGGCGTTTGAGGACGCGATTGCCGGGCCGCTGGCGGCCACCACGTTCGCCCAAAGGGTCGATAGAGTTTATAACGGATTGGTGGCGGCGGGTGTGGGACCGGCTTCGCCGCAAGGACTGAAAGATTACGCGGCCGCACGGCGAAATTACATCCTCGGACAGCTGGTTCAGGTGGCGTCTCCGTTCAGCCTGAGCACGCCGGCTTCGTTTGTTACCAATCGCAACCTGATCACGATCAGCGGCAAAGCCCCCATTACGGTGGCGAAGATCACGGTCAACGGGGTGCCCATGCAACCCACCTGGACCACGGTGACGAACTGGACCTTGCGCCTGGCTTTGAATCCCGGGCTGAACGAACTGGTCATCGAGGGCTGGAACAACAAGGGACAACCCGTGGCCGGCACCTCGAATCTGCTCCGCATCACCTTCAACGGCACGGTCGAGCCGCCCCAGGGTCGTGTGATCATCCACGAGATCATGTACAATCCGGCGGTGCCGGGGGCGGAGTTTCTGGAACTCCGGAACATGGCCACCAACACCGCCTATGACCTGTCGGGGTGGCGTGTCAGTGGGCTGGACGCAACCCTGCCGGCGGGTACGATCCTGGAACCCGGCGGCTATCTGGTCCTGGTGCGGGACCCCGATGTGTTTGCGCGGACGTACGGCCTGCACATCCCCATTGCCGGGGTTTTTCAGGGGAGTTTTGACCGCGGCGGCGAGCGAATCGCATTGATGCGGCCCGGGTCGACGCCGGATCAGGACGTCATCATTGACGAGGTGACCTACGACGACGATCCGCCATGGCCGACGGCGGCCGATGGGCTCGGCCCGTCGTTGCAGTTGATTGACCCGCGGCAGGACAACGACCGCGTGGCCAATTGGGCCGCGGTGGTACCCGCCACCAACCTGCCCGCCCCGGTCACCGTCGTGGATTGGAGTGCGTCGTGGCGTTACAATCAGACCGACAACCTCGACGGTGTGACCTGGATGAGCCCGACGTTTAATGACTCGGCATGGCCGATAGGTGCGGCGGTGTTGGCCGACGAGGATTGCGGTTGTCTTCCCGAACCGATTCGCACGCCGCTGGCCGATAACAGTGGTCGGACCGCTTTCTACTTCAGAACACGCTTCGTTTACACCGGCCCCACAGCCGGCGTGCAATTGCGGCTGAACACGCTGGTGGACGACGGCGCAGTGGTTTACCTGAACGGACAGGAGCTGTTTCGAATCGGCATGCCCGAGGGCACGCCCTCGTATGCGACCCCGGCGAACCGAGTGGTGGGCGACGCGGTCGTGGAGGGGCCGTTCATCCTGCCCGCCTCGGCCCTGGTCCAGGGCACCAATGTGCTGGCCGTCGAGGTTCATCAAAACAGTCCCTCCAGCAGTGACGTGGTCTGGGCCATGCAGTTGGAGGTGGTACCCTCGGGCGGTGGGGCCGGGCCGGCCCTGGCGACTCCGGGTGGGCCCAACTCGGTGGAGACGACCCTGCCGGCATTTCCGACCCTCTGGCTCAATGAAATCCTGCCATGGAACAGCGCCGCAGTCACCAACGCCATCCGCGACGGCGCGGGTGATTACGATCCATGGCTGGAGATTTTCAATGCCGGTCCGGCACCCGTGAGCCTGAACGGGCTTTATCTCACGACGAATTATGCCGAGCCCACGCGCTGGGCGTTCCCCGCGGGCGCCGTCCTGCCGGCCGGCGCGTTTGCCATCGTATGGCTGGACGGTGAGCCGGGCGAGTCCACCGCCACGGAATGGCACGCCAATTTCCGGGTCAGTCCGGGGGCCGGCCAGGTGGCGCTGGTGCAGGTGGCCGGTGGCCGCACCAACGTGCTGGATTATCTGAACTATTCCGTGGCCAGCGTGGGACGCAGTTACGGCAGCTATCCCGATGCCCGCATCAGCGGGCGCCGAATTTTCACCATTCCCTCGCCCGGCGCGTCCAACAGTCCGGCCGCCCTGCCGGTGCCCGTCTTCATCAATGAATGGATGGCCGACAATGCGTCCACCCTGGCCGATCCTGCTGACGGCCAGTACGAGGACTGGTTCGAGCTCTACAACGCGGGCGATTTGCCGGTGGACCTCGGCGGATACTACCTGACCGACAACCTGACCAACCGCTTTCAATTCCGCATCCCTGACAACGGCCAGTACGTGATTCCGCCGGGCGGCTACCTGTTGGTGTGGGCCGATAATGAACCGGGGCAAAACCGGAGTGACCGCCCGGACCTCCATGTCAGTTTCGCTCTGAGCAAGGCGGGAGAAGCCATTGGCCTGTACGGGCCTGATGGGACCTTGGTGGACGCAATCACCTTCGGTCCGCAAACCACCGATGTTTCGGAGGGGCGCTTCCCTGACGGCAGCGGCAACGTGGTTCGATTCCGTGAACCCACGCCACGCACGGCCAACCGATGGATTGTGACGAACCGGCCGCCGGTGCTTGATCCGCTCCCGGACCGGGTGGTGGACGAGGGGCAATTGCTGACGTTTATCGCCACGGCCACCGATCCGGATGTGCCGGCCCAGGCCCTGAGATTCAGTCTGGAGCCCGGCGCTCCCGAGGGCGCCACGATTACGACGAACGGTGTGTTCAGCTGGTTGCCCTTGGAGGCGCAGGGACCGGGGGTCTACGCCATTGCGGTGCGCGTGACGGACGACGGTTCACCACCGCTGAGTGATGTGCGGTCATTCCACGTGACGGTCCGCGAGGTCAATGATCCGCCCCAAATGCTCCCGTTGCCGGCCATGACCCTGCCGGAAATGCAGCCGTGGAGCTACGTGGTGCAGGCCACCGATCCGGATCAACCGGCGCAGGTACTGACCTTTTCGCTCGATCCGGGCGCTCCTGCCGGTTTGACCGTGGACCCGCAAACCGGGCGGCTCAGTTGGACACCGACCGAGGCGCAGGGACCGGGCACGTATTTTGTGACCGTGCGCGTGACGGATAATGGCGAGCCACCTGCGAGTACCACGCAACCGTTGACCCTGACCGTCGTGGAGGTCAATCAGCCTCCGGTCTTTCTGCCCCAGGCCGACCGCACCGTGCGGGCCGGGCAAACCGTGGAGGTCATCGCCCAGGCGACCGACGCGGACCTGCCGCCACAGGGACTTGTCTTCGGCCTGTTGAGCGCGCCGGCCGGCGCCACGTGGGATTCCGGGACGGCCACCTTGCGATGGCGGCCGCGCGTGGCTGACGGGGGACAAAGTGTTGAGGTGCGATGGTTTGTGCGCGACGACGGCTCGCCCTCGCTCAGCGCGACCCAGAGCTTCAGAATCACCGTGCTGCAGCCGGCCCAGCCGGGCTTGCGCGTCCTGGGTTGGGGTGGGCAGGGCCCGAGTTTCGAGATTACCGGGGACGAAGGCCCGGATTACATCGTGGAGCGGTCCGGGGATTTGGTGGGAGGAAGTTGGATGCCGGTGGCAACGAATGCGGCGGCGGTTCCTCCGTTTGTGTGGACGGACACCAATCCACCGCCGGCACGGGCTTATTATCGCGTCCGACTGGCCCCGTGA
- a CDS encoding class I SAM-dependent methyltransferase gives MSNPATERFCDLVRQSLDDGTFVRLVLRPSASSTETDPPRRIVTRCIELRGQPHLSITAQHARQDRTWNLPLPEALAWLRAELMRTPKTAYLATTTRDWQWMTTSDGPRVVGHPPSQTAPPPRTHDQPHTTWLDESARDWLLALGLVDASGRPKPSAADKYRQIERFLEIAAHQLQHCGWLPATTTAPTAVPGTASPGPASTRTLTVVDAGCGKGYLTFALWHLLTRKAHHPVQLFGIEARPELVRSVQAVADRIGARGLAFVPGDIATVDLPGCDILMALHACNTATDAALLRGIRYGARLLLVAPCCHHQLRPQLRPPPLWQPVLRHGLLAGRFATWLTDALRVLFLEWAGYKVRVVEFIESEHTPMNLLLSAIRVRPPFRDPARRERILQLKETFGIQHHALDPLLNGSPTTDRADASV, from the coding sequence ATGAGCAATCCGGCCACAGAACGATTCTGTGACCTGGTGCGGCAAAGTCTGGACGACGGCACCTTTGTCCGGCTTGTGCTGCGTCCGTCGGCGTCGTCCACGGAGACGGACCCGCCCCGGCGCATCGTAACCCGCTGCATCGAGCTGCGCGGGCAACCCCACCTTTCCATCACCGCCCAACACGCACGGCAGGACCGCACCTGGAACCTCCCGCTGCCGGAAGCCCTGGCGTGGCTGCGTGCCGAATTGATGCGCACGCCCAAGACAGCCTATCTGGCCACCACCACGAGAGACTGGCAATGGATGACAACCAGCGACGGCCCCCGAGTGGTCGGTCATCCCCCCTCCCAAACCGCGCCGCCACCGCGCACTCACGATCAACCCCACACCACCTGGCTGGACGAATCCGCCCGGGACTGGCTCCTCGCCCTGGGCCTGGTGGACGCATCCGGCCGCCCCAAACCGTCGGCCGCCGACAAGTACCGCCAGATCGAGCGGTTCCTCGAAATTGCCGCCCATCAGCTGCAGCATTGCGGATGGCTGCCCGCAACCACCACCGCCCCAACGGCCGTTCCCGGGACAGCTTCCCCCGGGCCTGCATCGACCCGCACACTCACGGTCGTGGACGCCGGTTGCGGCAAGGGTTACCTCACCTTCGCGCTGTGGCACCTGCTGACACGCAAAGCACATCACCCGGTCCAACTTTTCGGGATCGAAGCCCGACCCGAACTGGTCCGGAGCGTACAGGCCGTGGCCGACCGGATCGGCGCCCGGGGCCTGGCTTTTGTCCCCGGCGACATCGCCACGGTGGATCTGCCGGGCTGCGACATCCTCATGGCCCTGCACGCCTGCAATACCGCCACCGACGCCGCCCTCCTGCGCGGGATCCGATACGGGGCACGACTCCTCCTGGTCGCCCCCTGCTGTCATCACCAGTTGCGCCCCCAGCTGCGACCGCCCCCGCTCTGGCAACCGGTCCTGCGCCACGGTTTGCTCGCCGGGCGGTTCGCCACCTGGTTGACCGATGCCCTCCGCGTTCTGTTCCTGGAATGGGCCGGTTACAAGGTCCGCGTGGTGGAATTCATCGAGTCCGAACACACGCCCATGAACCTCCTCTTATCCGCCATCCGCGTCCGACCGCCCTTCCGCGACCCGGCCAGGCGCGAACGCATCCTGCAACTGAAGGAGACCTTCGGAATCCAGCACCATGCGCTGGATCCGTTGCTGAACGGCTCTCCCACGACCGATCGCGCAGACGCATCCGTATGA